A window of Pelagicoccus enzymogenes genomic DNA:
AAAAAGCCGGCGTCAAGCCCGGCGACACCCTCGTCTCCCTCGACGGGATACCCGTGCGCAGCATCGCCTTCTACACCAACTACCTCGACACCAAGGGCACCCAATCCATCTCCCTCACCTACGAACAAGATGGCGTCCTAAAATCCGCTACCCTAACGCCCGAGGAGGTCGTGGTCGACACCGACGGACGCACCGACATCCTAACCGGTATCGCCGGTTTCGATACAAACCGCAGCCTGCTCTACCAAACGCCTATCGAGCAACTCAAGGAAGTCGCCATCACCACCTATACCAATCTGCGCGCCCTGCTGCACATCAATTCCGACATCAGCATCTCCCACATGAGCGGTCCCGTTGGAATCATCCGGGTCATAAAAAGCGCCGCCATGTACGACATGCTCAACACCCTCTGGATCGTCATCTTCATCAACGTCAGCCTCGCTTTCTTTAACATGATGCCCATCCCCGTGCTCGATGGCGGACACATCGCCTTCGCCACCATCAACAAACTCCGCCGCAAGCCTATCAATCCAAACGTCATCGCCTCCCTGCAAGGCAGCTTCATGATCCTGCTCTTCGGCATGATGATGTACGTCACCTTCTTCGACGTCAGCCGCTGGATCACCGACGCCTCCGAGAGAGCCGAAAACCGAGCCAAAGCGATCACGCCCGTATTCGGAAAGTCTGACACGACCGCCGCCGAGACACCTCCTCCCGCAGACCAATAAAAAGGCAGCGCCCGAACTCCCGATCGAGCTTTCCCAGTCCACAGTCCTCGCCCACCCATGAGCTCCTACTGCGCCTCCCGTTTCGCCACCCAGCGTCGCCTCAGCCGCGAAGTCCAAGTCGGCTCCGTCGGAGTCGGCGGCGACAATCCCATCCGTATCCAGTCGATGACGACGACGCTCACCCAAGACGTCGACGCCACCGTCAAGCAATCCATCGCCCTCGCCGAGTCCGGCTGCGAAATCGTCCGCGTCACCGCCCCCAACAAAAAAGCCGCCCAAGCCCTCAAGGACATCCGGGCCAACTTCACCGCCGCCGGCTTCGGACACATCCCCCTCGTGGCCGACATCCACTTCCTGCCCAACGCAGCCATGGAAGCCATCGAGCACGTCGAAAAAGTGCGCGTCAACCCGGGCAACTACGCGGACAACAAAAAGTTCGCCGTCCTCGAGTATACAGATGCTGAATACGAGGCCGAACTGCAACGCCTCTACGACTCCTTCTCCCCCCTCGTAAAACGAGCCAAGGAACTCGGCCGCGCCCTGCGCATCGGCACCAACCACGGCTCCCTCTCAGACCGCATCATGAACCGCTACGGGGACACCCCCCTCGGCATGGTCGAGTCCGCCCTCGAGTTTCTGCGCATCGCCCAGTCCCACGGCTACTACGACATGATCCTCTCCATGAAGGCGAGCAACCCCAAGGTCATGATCGAAGCCTACCGCCTCCTCGTCCGCCACATGGACAAGGAAGGCATGAACTACCCGCTCCACCTCGGCGTTACCGAAGCAGGCGACGGCGAAGACGGCCGCATCAAGTCCGCCATCGGCATCGGCTCCCTCCTCATGGACGGCCTCGGCGACACCATTCGCGTCTCCCTCACCGAGGACCCCGTCTACGAAATCCCCGTCGCTCAAGCCCTCGCCCAAAAAATCATGGAGCAATGGCGACCAAGCAGGAGCGACCTTGGTCGCGAATCCCCGAAGCCCGACTCCGTCGACCCCTTCCACTTCCAGCGTCGCCAAATCTCGAAAATCCAGCTCGGCAAGTTCGCCAAGCTCGGATCCGAAGAACCGCCCACCGTCATTACCCCGGTTCCGCATCCAATTTCCGAATACGTCACCATCGCCGCCGAAGCGAAGACCTCCCGTCCCGCCCTCGGCGACTCCAAGCTGGAGGGCATCCTCGTCAAGGCCGACAGCATCGACGACCTCGAGAAGCTCACCGAACTCTGCGAAGCCATCAACGGCGCCGCCGAATTCGTAGTCGTCGAGCTCAATCCTAAACTGCCCCTCGACGAAGTTTCCCTCGCCCTGCCGCCCCAGCAACACCACCTCGCCGCGCTGCGAGACTTCGGCGACGACGACTACAACGATTACAAGCAGTTCGTCCACCTCTGCGCTCAATTCAAGATCCGCCCCATCATCGGCCTCTCCCCCACCGCCGACGACGGCATCCTCTCCGAGCCCACGGACGACACCATCATCACCCTGCATTCCAGCATCGCCCCCTCCGCTCCCAACCACCGTATCGGCTACTACCGCCAGCTCGCGGACCGCCTCAAGCACTGGAAGAACAAGTCTCCGCTTTGGATTCGCAACCCCAAGCCCGCGCGATCCAAGACCGCCGTCTCCTCCCCCTTCCTCGACAAGCTCCTGCACGCCTCCATCCTCACCGGTTCCCTGCTCTGCGACGGCATCGGCGACATGGTCAG
This region includes:
- the ispG gene encoding (E)-4-hydroxy-3-methylbut-2-enyl-diphosphate synthase, whose product is MSSYCASRFATQRRLSREVQVGSVGVGGDNPIRIQSMTTTLTQDVDATVKQSIALAESGCEIVRVTAPNKKAAQALKDIRANFTAAGFGHIPLVADIHFLPNAAMEAIEHVEKVRVNPGNYADNKKFAVLEYTDAEYEAELQRLYDSFSPLVKRAKELGRALRIGTNHGSLSDRIMNRYGDTPLGMVESALEFLRIAQSHGYYDMILSMKASNPKVMIEAYRLLVRHMDKEGMNYPLHLGVTEAGDGEDGRIKSAIGIGSLLMDGLGDTIRVSLTEDPVYEIPVAQALAQKIMEQWRPSRSDLGRESPKPDSVDPFHFQRRQISKIQLGKFAKLGSEEPPTVITPVPHPISEYVTIAAEAKTSRPALGDSKLEGILVKADSIDDLEKLTELCEAINGAAEFVVVELNPKLPLDEVSLALPPQQHHLAALRDFGDDDYNDYKQFVHLCAQFKIRPIIGLSPTADDGILSEPTDDTIITLHSSIAPSAPNHRIGYYRQLADRLKHWKNKSPLWIRNPKPARSKTAVSSPFLDKLLHASILTGSLLCDGIGDMVSIESDDDLVRSTRLAYNVLQGAGSRITKTEFVACPSCGRTLFDLQTTTQRIRGKTGHLKGVKIAIMGCIVNGPGEMADADFGYVGGAPAKINLYVGKTCVKYNIPQAEADDRLIDLIKEHGKWVDPKPVTT